The DNA region TTGGTCCTCGCGGCTCGTTTTGGCCACGGGTGGCACTGGCTCGAAGCGCCGCGCCGCGGAGGACCAACGCGCGCGCGTTTCTTGATGAGCGTCGCCTTCGCGGCGGCGTTCCTCTCGCTCGCGTACGTGGCGCACTACTTGGGCGGTGGCCCACGCATCATCGACGCGACGAGCTACTTCCTCGAGGGACGAACGCTCGCCCAGGGCGGCTTCACCTTCGACGTGCCGACGCCGACGGCGGCCTTCCGAGGGCGCTTCCTGCTCTTCTCCGAGCCGTCGCAGCTCGGCGGCATCTTCCCGCCGGGCTATCCGCTGCTCCTGGCCTTCGGCTTCATCATCGGCGCGCCGATGGTCATCGGTCCGTTTTTGGCGGCGGGCCTGGCGGCGTCGACGTATTTTCTCGCCCGCGAGCTCGGCATCGCGGCCTTCGGTGAGGCCGAGGAGCGCGACGTCGAACGCGCTGCGCGCGGCGCCGCACTCTTCTCCGTCGTCACCGCGGCACTTCGCTACCACACGGCCGATACAATGTCGCACGGCGCCGCGGCGCTGGCCGTCACGCTTGGCCTGGCGGCGCTGCTCCTCGTTCGCCGAACGGGCAACCGGCCCGCGCTGTCGCTGCTGGGACTCGCGCTCGGCGGCCTCGTGGCCACGCGCCCCGTGTCAGCGCTTCCGCTCCTCGTGGCGACCGCCCTGCACCTCGCAGGCCGGCCGCCGGAAGGAACGAAGCGCTCTCGGCTTCGCGCGGCGCTGCGGGTGGCCGTCTTCATGGCGCCCGGCGTGTGGCTCCTCCTCGCCTCGCAGGCGGCGGTCACCGGCTCGTGGCTCGGCTCCACGCAGAAAGCCTACTACGCCGCCTCCGACGGTCCGCGCGACTGCTTCCGCTACGGCTTTGGCGCCGGCATCGGTTGCCTCTTCGAGCACGGCGACTTCGTTAGAACGCGCCTCACCGGCGGCTTCGGTCCGCTCGCGGCGCTGCTCACGACGCTCAGGCGCCTCAAGATTCACCTCTTGGACGTGACCAACTTCGAGCTCTTCACGGCCACGCTGATGGCGCTGTCGTGGCCGCTCGTGCGCCGCGTCGCCGCGGCCCGAACGGCGGCGCTCGTCGTCTTGGGACAGATCCTCGCCTACGCGCCCTTCTACTTCGACGGCTCCTACCCGGGGGGCGGCGCGCGCTTCTACGCTGACGTGATCCCCGTCGAACACGCGCTCTTCGCCGTGGCCCTCACCAAGACGTTCCTCGACTCAGGGCGCGCCATCGCCGTGACGCTCGCGGCGAGCGTTCTCGCGTTCTCGCTGCGCGCGTCGCACGATCACGTGCAACTCATGAAGCGCGACGGAGGCCGCCCCATGTTCGAGCCCGATCTGGTGCGCGAGGCGCACAAGGACCACGGGCTCATTTTCTTCGACACCGATCACGGGTTCAACTTGGCGCACGCACCGGGCGTCTCGGCCAGCCACGGGATGATGTCTGTGCGCCTGCGCGGTGACGACCGCGATCGGTACCTCTACGATTCGCTCGGTCGCCCGAGCACGCATCGCTACGTCTTCGGCCCCGAGAAGTCGTCGCTCGAGCTCTTCACGCCGCCTTCGAGCGGGGTCGGTGTCTTTCGCTACGAGAGCGAGGCCGAGTGGCCTCCGCTCCACCAACGTGGCGGCTACGCGGAGCCGGCGTGGGCCAGCGGCATCGCGTCCGGCGACCGCTACCTGCGGCTCACGCCCGACGATCCCAGCGCGCCGGCGGAGGCCGAGCTCGAGCTTCTGATCCCTCAAGACGGGCGCTACACCATCGATGGCGCCGCGGTCCTGCAAGGCCAAGGCGCCGTGGCGAAGCTCCGCGTTTTCTCGAAAGGCACGGAGGTAGGCGCCCTCGAATGGAGCGATCCGAAGGCCGCTCTGCCGAAGGCCATCGTCTACGAGCTAGGCGCCCGGTCGGTGGACCTGGTGGCGCCGGGACGGCTCAAGCTCGAAGTGAGAGGCGCGCCCGCAGGCCTCGACCGTGTGACCTTGCGGAAAGCGCCCTAGCAGGCGGCGAGTCACTCCAAAACCGTGCTTGACCTGGGGAGTCGCTCGCGCTCTCCTAAAGATTCCGGTGGCTTGCCTCGTGCGGCTGCCGACAGGAAGGGGCACAGGGGAGGCTATGACGAAGAGCGAACTCATCGACGCCTTGGCCATCCGAAGCGAGTTGACCAAGGCGCGGGCCGAGCTCGTCGTCAATTGCGTGTTCGACGCGATGACGGAAGCGCTCCACCGCGGCGAGGGCATCGAGATTCGGGGCTTCGGGAGCTTCACGGTGCGTCCCTACAAGTCTTACAACGGCAGAAATCCTCGGACCGGCGAGCAAGTGGTCGTGCCGGCGAAGCGCCTGCCTTACTTCAAGGTCGGCAAGGAGCTCCGCGAGCTGGTGAATGCCAGCCGCGCTCACGGCGCGATCCGCGGTGACGACGACGACGACGACGACAAGGACGACGACTTCGATCCCGAAGACGACGGCGATTGACCTCTGCCTCGAGTGACATGACCACGGGGGCCGCGGCACCGACGTGAGCGCGGCCTTTCGAACGGGCGTGCTCCAGCGGACCGCGTTGGCGATATCGCTCGCGTTCCCAATCATCGGATGCGGCGGCGCCCCGACCGCCGCAAAAGCGACGCCGGTCGAACCCGCCGTTCGCCTCGCGCCGCTGGGCAACCTCGTCGCGGCGGCGGGGCTCGAGTGGCTCGTGCTCGTGGAGCCCAAGACCTTGGCGGCGTCGCCGGCGGCCTTCGATGCCCTCAGTCAACTGTTCCCCGCGGCGCGCTTGGCAGACTTCGAGGCGCGCCACGGCGCGGCGCTCACGGGCTTCGACGAGCTCGCCGTCGCGTCGTTCCCAGGAACGGGCCTCGTGCTGGTGAGGGGCTTCCTCAACGCGCCGCGCATCGAAGCGACGTTCGCGGCGCGGACTCGCGTGACGGAACGCCACGCGAACGGCGAGGGCATTGTCCATGTCGTGGCGCAGCGAGGCAGCGAACCGGAGCGCCTCTTGCTCCTTGGCACGCGCGGCGCGAGCGTGGAGCGAGGGCGCGCGGGACCGCAACGCGCGGCGGAGCTTTTCGCGTTGGGCCGCTTGAAGAAGGCCCGCCCCGCGCTCGCAAGTGAGCCGCTAGGAAGCGCAGCGGCCCGCCTCGGCGCCTTCCCCGCTCGATTCTTCGTGCCCGGACCGTTCTCCGGCGAGTGGGCCGCTGCCGGCGGCGGCGTCCTCCGAACGGCGACGGCGCTGGCGGTGGGCGCACGCATCGAAGAGAGCAGCGCGAACGGCGACGCTAGAGCGCGCGAGGCCAGGCTCGAGATCGTGCTCTGGGTGCTCGGGGAGTTTCCCAAGGAGGCCGGCGCCGAAGCGCGCGTCGGTGCGACCCTCGATCGGCTCTTGGCCAGCAACGTGGGGCGGCTCATGGGGACGGAGCAACCGCTCGAGCCTCTCTCGGTGCAAGCCGTCGACGGCGGAATCCGGGCGCGCATCGTCCTCCGCGCGCGAGACGTCTTTCGCGGCGCACGAGAGGCGACCGAGGCGTCGGCCGAGGAGATTTTTCGGAGGTAGGACGGCCGGCGTGGCCAAGGACCTAGCACTACTCCGACACTGTGAAAGCGTTCGCGACACTGCGGCTTCTTTCGACCCTGCGTCCCGCCTGTCATTCCAGCGGCACACGGTGGCACGGCCGCGCTCTGCTGCCGCGCGAGGTTTCGCTGCGAAGACCACCGCTCAGGCTTGCGGGCGCGGGCACGAAAGGTGCTCTCGGCGCTCCATGCGCCTGGCCACGCTTCTCGCCAACGTCCTCTCGTCAACGGCCCTCCTCGCGTGCGGGGGCCAGACAGCCGATGATCCACTGCCTCCTGGGCGCGGAGGCGACGACGCGGGCGCAGCGAACCCTGCGCCTCCCGCGACCACCGCGGGCAACCCGATCGGCCCGACCCGAGTGGACGCTGCCGCACCGTCCACGCCGGACGCGAGCCCGCCTCCCAAGCCGACGCCCACGTGCACGACACCCCCGGCGATCATTCGCGCGAACGTCAACTGCGGCGACGTCGTCTACCACGCGTGCGGGACACCGAAGGGCGTTGACCCGAGTGACGGCTTGACGCCGGCGGAGTGCGCGCTCGCGTGCCCCGTGACGACAGGCACGAAGTACTGGGGTTGCCAAGAGTACCTCGCCGACGACCTGCCCGGTCCGTCGTTCGACTGCTTCACCTGCGTGGAAGGACGACGCCCCGCCGGCTACGACGACGCCACCCCGACGCCGCGAACCGTGGCCGAGTGGCTTGCGTATGCCGCCGAGTTGGAGCGCGTGAGCGTTGACGCGTTCCGCATCCTGGCGCTCGAACTGGAGCTCAATGGGGCGCCAGCGTCGCTGGTCACCGCCGCGAGGGTCGCCGAAGCCGATGAGGTCCGCCACACGCGCATGCTCGAGCGATTCGCGCGCAAGGCGGGGGCGACGCTCACGCCGCGACCGGTGCATGACAGGCCGGCGCGGACGCTCAAGGCCGTGGCCATCGAGAACGCCGTGGAGGGATGCGTTCGCGAGACCTTCGGCGCCCTCGTCGCAGGGCACCAAGCGTCGACGGCCACCATGGTCGAGCTGCGTGTGGCGATGAAGCGCATCTACGTCGACGAGACGGCGCACGCACAGCTCGCGTGGGACGTGCACGCGTGGATCCTTCCCCAGCTATCCGAGGCAGAGCGCGCGGAGGTCAAGTCGGCTATGGCAGTCGCGCAAAGCGACCTACTCGCGTCGTGCCGGCACACGGGCACGCGCACAGAAGAGAGCGAGTCCATGTTCCGGGCGCTCGGCCTCCCCTCGCCGGCGCACGCCCGCGCCATGGCAATGGCGCTCGACCGGCAGCTCTTCGCGGGCGAACACGCCGCGTAGCGCCGGCCTATCGACGCGTCGGATCGAAACGGGACCGCATCCCCTCCGAGAGCGCGCGGAAGGTCGCGTCGCGCTCAGGCGCCTCGCGCGCCCACGCCGTCGTACGGAAGGGCATCGCCGACTCGAACATGAGCCATAAGGACTCGTCGGGGATGCGCCGCGGGGGCTCGACCGCGTCGTCGGGCATCGCCAGCACGTGGTCGTAGGTTGCCGTTGAGACGCCGTGCGCCGTCAGCAACGGCGAGAGAAAGGTGCAGCCCGGGTCATACCCGGCGGAGGGCGACGGCGTGCGCACGACCATGTTGATCTCGCTCGCTGCGTTTCGATGCATAAACGGTGGCCTAAAGCTGTGCTCGATGACCTCCCATCGACCCGGAAATACGACGACATCAGCGATGGCGCGTCCGTGATCGTCGAGCGGCGCGGTTAGCACCGTGAGGATGGACGGGTCGGGGTGATCGAAGCTGACCGATCCCATGGCGTTGAAGAGCGACAAATCGTAGGCGTGCGGCGCGTGATTTCCATGCCACGCGACAACGTCGAAGGGCGAGTGCGCCTGCGTCGCGGTGAAGAGGCGTCCGCCCAACTGCGTGACGAGACGGAAGCCCGCCGGCGGTGTCCGGTCCTCGTAAGATGCCGCCGGCGCGATGAAGTGACGCGCATCGGCGAGACCGTTGGAGCCGATGGGACCCCGCTCCGGAAGACGCAAGCGACGCCCAAAGACCTCAAGGACCCAACCTCGACCCACGCCGTCGGGCAGTCCGATGGCGAACTTGAGGGCGCGCGGCACGATGAGCACCGATCCCGGCGCGACACGCAGCCAGCCCAACTCGGTGCGACACTCGAGCGTGCCCTCCTGTGGAACGATGAGCAGATCGCCGTCGGCGTTGGAGAACGCGCAGTCGGACATGTCTGCGTTCGAGGCGTAGAGGTGAACGCGGTACCCGGGGCCCGACGTCGGGTCGCCGGCGCCGCCCAGCGTGACCAGCCCATCGACGAAGTCGACCTCCTGCGGAGGGACCGGTATCGGGAGCGGGCACCATCGCTCGCGGTTCGGCGACGCGTCCAAGAGCGGCGCGCCAAAACGCGGCGAAGGCAGCGGCAAGAGCTCGCCGTGAGAGAACGACGGCCGAATGCGGTACATCCACACGCGTGAGTTCTCTGCGCTGCGCACGGTGAACGGCGTTCCGTTCAGGAGCTCCGGATAGAGGCCAAAGGGGCCGCGACGCGGGGCGTTCTGCGTACGCGGCAACGCGTCCGCCAACGCCTCCGACTGATGCGGCGCACCGAGCCCCGCAGGGCCGTCAAGCTTGTCGGGCGCCCGCAGCGGCCGTGACTCCCCACGCGGCGGTTCCGCCCACGCCGCTCCGAGGAGCGCCTCAAGCGATGGCGCGTCGAGGGAGCGCGGCGAAGACGGGGGCGACGCCAAGATGGCCTGGACCACGCGTGCGATGCCGTCCTTCGGCATGCCGAGACTCGCAAGCGAACGCGGCGCGCCGGTGGCTTGTGCGAGGCGCTCGAGGCCGAGCACTGGGTCGACGACGCCGAGCGCGGTGGCGATGGCCCGCATCGCGTCGGGTGCAGCCTCGCGGTGAAAGCCAACGACGTGCGGCAAGAGCGCGGCGTGGGTCGCCGCGTGCGGGAGCGCGAAGCCTCCACCAAGGACGTGGCAGAGCTTGTGATGCAGTCCACCGCCCACGTCACCGAAGACGCCGCCCGCGAGGTACGCGCCCTCGAGCGCCGCGCGACGCGCGCCGTCGTCGTCGAGGTTTGCCGCAAGAGCGGCTACGCCGCTGGCGAGCAGGCGGAGTGCCTCCTCGGCGGAGAGTTCGGTGGCACGGTCTCGCCCCAACACCCAGAGCGCTTCGACGGCGTGCGCCATCGCGTTCCACAGGCTCGCGACGGTAACACTTCGCGGAAGCGCAGAGAGGAGCGTCGCGTCGTAGATGACCAGCGCGGGCCGCACCCGCTCGTCTCGGCGCGTGACCTTCTCGCCACCGTCCGTGATCCCGAAGACGGGCGTCATCTCCGACCCCGAGTAGGTCGTCGGAACGGCGATGACCTTCACGGGTAGCTCGGCTGCTACGGCCTTCGCGAGACCGATGGCCGAGCCACCACCAAACGCGAGCACCGCGTCGGCGTGAACGCGCTCGGCCTCGCTCCGCGCTTGCAGGACCACGTTGCGCGGCACGTGCTCCTTGGCGATGGCCAAGACCCCAACGGCAATCTCACCGAGCTGCGCTGCCAGCGCGGCCGCTTCCGAGGCGCGCCCCGGCGTTGCCACCACCAAGACGCGGGCTGCGCCGAGCTCGGCGATCGGGCCGAGGATGCGCGCCCTGGCGCCGTCGCCGAAGACGACGCGCGTGGCGCCACGCTGCATGACGAACTCTCGCTTCATCGCGCCGACCTCTAACATTTCTTCCGCCTTGTGAATGCCTGGGCATCGCACCTAGGCTCGGTGAACGGGACCGGAGGGACGGTCGCACGAAGCGCAGTCGCCATCTAGCCTCCATGCATCCATGAGCGCCCCGCCCTTCCCCGAGACGATTCCCGATCTGCTCGAATGGCGGGCGGCCTCGTGCGGCCCGCGACCGTGGCTCTTCGCCAACGGCGCCGCGCTGTCGTTGAACGAGGTCCTAGCAATCGTCGATCGATACGCCACAGGCCTTCTCGAGCGCGGCGTCGGACGTGGCGACCGAGTAGCGCTCATCCTCGGAAACCAGCCGGAGGCGCTCTTCACGTGGTTCGCGGCCAACCGCCTCGGCGCCGCCGCGATGCCGCTCCAGCCAAGCCTCAAGCGCCGCGAAGTTGCAGGCATCTTACACACAACACGACCGCGCGTCGTCGTCACCGAAGCACGCGAGGCAGCGCTGGACCTCGCGACCCTCGCCGTCAACGACTTGAACGGAGGGCCTCCGCCACAGGTAACGACCCCTCAGGCGCTCGCGGCGGCAGGCAGCGGCTCGCCGAGGGCCGCCGTTCACCCCGACGACGTGGCCGTGCTCCTCGCTACCTCTGGCACGACCGGCGAGCCCAAGGCAGTCCAGCAAACGCATCGCACGTATACGCTCACGGCCGAGAGCTTCCCCGCTTGGGTTGGCCTGGGAGAAGAGGACCGGCTCTTGGCGGCGCTCCCGCTCTTTCATATCAACGCGCAGGCCTATTCGGTGATGGGTGCGTTGGGGGCCGGCGCAAGTTTGGCGCTGCTTCCCAAGTTTTCCGCCTCGACATTTTGGGCCGACGCCGCGCGGCTCGGCGCCACCGAGTTCAACGCCGTCGGCGCCATGATTCGGATCCTCGCGAACACCCCCGCTGGTTCACACGATCGCGCTCACGGCGTGCGCCTCTGTTACGCGGCGCTCGCCCTCCCAGAAGCGGAGCATCGCGCCTTCGAGGCGCGCTTCGGCCTCTCGATGACCGTAGGCTACGGCCTCTCCGAGACGACCTTCGGAACCGTTTGGCCGCGCGACGCGCGCCCTTACGGGACCATGGGCGTCTTGCGCCAACACCCGCGCCTCGGCGTCGTCAACCATGCGCGCGTGGTGCGCGACGACGGCACCGATGCGGCCGACGACGAGGCGGGGGAGCTCTTGCTAAGAAACCCCGCGATGATGCGTGGCTACATGGGTCGGGCGGGCGAG from Myxococcales bacterium includes:
- a CDS encoding integration host factor subunit beta, producing the protein MTKSELIDALAIRSELTKARAELVVNCVFDAMTEALHRGEGIEIRGFGSFTVRPYKSYNGRNPRTGEQVVVPAKRLPYFKVGKELRELVNASRAHGAIRGDDDDDDDKDDDFDPEDDGD
- a CDS encoding AMP-binding protein, whose amino-acid sequence is MSAPPFPETIPDLLEWRAASCGPRPWLFANGAALSLNEVLAIVDRYATGLLERGVGRGDRVALILGNQPEALFTWFAANRLGAAAMPLQPSLKRREVAGILHTTRPRVVVTEAREAALDLATLAVNDLNGGPPPQVTTPQALAAAGSGSPRAAVHPDDVAVLLATSGTTGEPKAVQQTHRTYTLTAESFPAWVGLGEEDRLLAALPLFHINAQAYSVMGALGAGASLALLPKFSASTFWADAARLGATEFNAVGAMIRILANTPAGSHDRAHGVRLCYAALALPEAEHRAFEARFGLSMTVGYGLSETTFGTVWPRDARPYGTMGVLRQHPRLGVVNHARVVRDDGTDAADDEAGELLLRNPAMMRGYMGRAGETEAAFTGPWFGTGDLVRRDAAGSYTFVARKKDVLRRRGENVAAAEIEAVLASHPAVSEAAAVGVPSALGEDEIVAFVLLRSGAGASADELRQWARERLADFKVPSAMHVVDELPRTPTARVAKHVLRARVEALRRSEGGG
- a CDS encoding homogentisate 1,2-dioxygenase; amino-acid sequence: MKREFVMQRGATRVVFGDGARARILGPIAELGAARVLVVATPGRASEAAALAAQLGEIAVGVLAIAKEHVPRNVVLQARSEAERVHADAVLAFGGGSAIGLAKAVAAELPVKVIAVPTTYSGSEMTPVFGITDGGEKVTRRDERVRPALVIYDATLLSALPRSVTVASLWNAMAHAVEALWVLGRDRATELSAEEALRLLASGVAALAANLDDDGARRAALEGAYLAGGVFGDVGGGLHHKLCHVLGGGFALPHAATHAALLPHVVGFHREAAPDAMRAIATALGVVDPVLGLERLAQATGAPRSLASLGMPKDGIARVVQAILASPPSSPRSLDAPSLEALLGAAWAEPPRGESRPLRAPDKLDGPAGLGAPHQSEALADALPRTQNAPRRGPFGLYPELLNGTPFTVRSAENSRVWMYRIRPSFSHGELLPLPSPRFGAPLLDASPNRERWCPLPIPVPPQEVDFVDGLVTLGGAGDPTSGPGYRVHLYASNADMSDCAFSNADGDLLIVPQEGTLECRTELGWLRVAPGSVLIVPRALKFAIGLPDGVGRGWVLEVFGRRLRLPERGPIGSNGLADARHFIAPAASYEDRTPPAGFRLVTQLGGRLFTATQAHSPFDVVAWHGNHAPHAYDLSLFNAMGSVSFDHPDPSILTVLTAPLDDHGRAIADVVVFPGRWEVIEHSFRPPFMHRNAASEINMVVRTPSPSAGYDPGCTFLSPLLTAHGVSTATYDHVLAMPDDAVEPPRRIPDESLWLMFESAMPFRTTAWAREAPERDATFRALSEGMRSRFDPTRR